A window from Roseburia sp. 499 encodes these proteins:
- a CDS encoding ABC transporter substrate-binding protein has product MKKILCLVTLFCILCSSGCSSSKQQHLTDVTLNEVAHSVFYAPMYVAIEKEYFEEEGIHLTLVTGFGADKTMTALLSNDADIGFMGPETTVYAYNEGANDPVVNFAQLTQRAGNFLVARTNIDNFSWSDLQGKTVLGGRKGGMPEMVFEYILKKNNLDPSVDLTIIQNIDFGSTAAAFSGGQGDFSVEFEPSATTLEKEGNGYVVASLGVDSGYIPYTAFSAKSSYLKEHPEIIQSFTNAIQKGMTYVSTHTPEEIANVIAPQFKETDLDTITAIITRYAQQDTWKTDVIFEEKSYDLLLDILEEADELSERPAYKDLVDTNFAQKAAEK; this is encoded by the coding sequence ATGAAAAAGATTCTTTGTCTGGTTACCTTATTTTGCATCCTCTGTTCTTCCGGTTGTTCTTCCTCAAAACAGCAACACCTTACTGACGTTACTTTAAACGAAGTAGCACATTCTGTCTTTTATGCACCTATGTATGTGGCTATCGAAAAGGAATATTTTGAAGAGGAAGGTATCCATTTGACGTTGGTTACAGGTTTTGGCGCCGATAAGACTATGACTGCTCTCCTTTCTAATGATGCAGACATTGGCTTTATGGGACCGGAAACTACGGTCTATGCCTATAACGAAGGGGCCAATGACCCTGTTGTTAACTTCGCCCAACTCACCCAAAGAGCAGGAAACTTTTTAGTAGCCCGTACAAATATAGATAATTTTTCCTGGTCCGATCTTCAAGGAAAAACCGTACTTGGTGGACGAAAAGGCGGTATGCCTGAAATGGTCTTTGAATATATTCTAAAGAAAAATAATCTGGACCCTTCTGTAGACCTTACCATTATTCAAAATATTGACTTTGGCTCCACTGCTGCTGCATTCTCTGGAGGACAAGGAGATTTTTCTGTGGAATTTGAACCGAGTGCTACTACATTAGAAAAAGAAGGAAATGGTTATGTTGTAGCTTCTCTCGGTGTTGACTCCGGTTATATTCCTTACACTGCTTTCAGTGCAAAATCCAGCTATCTAAAAGAACATCCCGAAATCATCCAAAGTTTCACAAATGCAATTCAAAAAGGTATGACCTATGTCAGCACTCACACTCCTGAAGAAATTGCCAACGTAATTGCTCCCCAGTTCAAGGAAACAGATTTGGACACTATTACTGCCATTATTACCCGATATGCCCAACAGGATACCTGGAAAACAGACGTTATCTTTGAAGAAAAAAGCTACGATTTACTCTTGGATATTCTGGAAGAAGCAGATGAATTGTCTGAACGCCCAGCTTACAAAGATTTAGTCGATACTAATTTTGCCCAAAAAGCTGCTGAGAAATAA
- the cysK gene encoding cysteine synthase A, with the protein MAGIYQGTLDLIGNTPLVEVTNIEKKHGLKAKVLVKLEYFNPAGSVKDRIAKAMIEDAEEKGILKEGSVIIEPTSGNTGIGLAAIAAAKGYRVILTMPETMSVERRNILKAYGAELVLTEGPKGMKGAIAKAEELAKEIPNSFIPGQFENPANPEIHKKTTGPEIWKDTEGKVDIFVAGVGTGGTISGTGEYLKSQNPQIKVVAVEPESSPVLSEGKAGPHKIQGIGAGFVPDTLNTKVYDEIFKVSNEAAFDTGKEIAKTEGVLVGISSGAALYAALELAKKPENEGKTIVALLPDSGDRYYSTSLFVE; encoded by the coding sequence ATGGCTGGTATATATCAGGGAACACTGGATTTAATCGGAAACACTCCGTTAGTTGAGGTTACAAACATAGAGAAAAAGCATGGCCTAAAAGCTAAAGTTTTAGTGAAATTGGAATATTTTAATCCTGCCGGAAGTGTTAAGGACAGAATTGCAAAAGCCATGATTGAAGATGCGGAAGAAAAAGGAATTTTGAAGGAAGGCTCTGTTATTATAGAGCCAACCTCCGGAAATACAGGAATTGGTCTTGCAGCCATTGCAGCAGCGAAGGGATATCGTGTTATCCTTACTATGCCGGAGACCATGAGCGTGGAACGACGTAATATCTTAAAAGCATACGGGGCAGAATTGGTTCTGACAGAGGGGCCAAAAGGAATGAAGGGAGCTATTGCCAAGGCAGAAGAATTGGCAAAAGAGATTCCAAACAGCTTTATTCCGGGACAGTTTGAAAATCCGGCAAATCCGGAAATTCATAAGAAGACTACAGGTCCGGAAATCTGGAAAGATACAGAAGGAAAGGTAGATATTTTTGTGGCTGGTGTAGGAACCGGAGGAACAATATCCGGAACCGGAGAATACTTGAAATCTCAGAATCCACAGATAAAGGTAGTAGCAGTAGAACCGGAATCATCTCCGGTATTGTCTGAAGGAAAAGCAGGTCCTCACAAGATTCAGGGAATTGGAGCCGGATTTGTACCGGATACGTTGAATACAAAGGTTTATGATGAGATTTTCAAAGTATCAAATGAAGCGGCATTTGATACCGGAAAAGAAATTGCAAAAACGGAAGGAGTATTGGTAGGAATTTCCTCCGGAGCTGCATTATATGCTGCATTAGAGTTGGCAAAGAAACCGGAAAATGAAGGAAAAACGATTGTGGCATTGTTGCCGGATAGCGGTGATAGATATTACTCTACTTCATTGTTCGTAGAATAG
- a CDS encoding InlB B-repeat-containing protein, protein MKRKRRIGKGILTAVLACMLSTAFFSVTVEAAVPEVTYDPNATKTGYHLEVLDQTPCVHTPGVDTRTLTCAQTGLKHSAAEIQGAVQASPGLTFWTEVQTREPVGKRADKVGNVLLVGSVPGTAGLILSEPYDCDDGYAAYAYYRIYFSHCQYTDVNYFVGSQHYWLGCARGDVGENEYRPVSFTHILTRYRFVPNNYTIVYNGNGATTGSMANQSATYDQTFNLTANAYQKDGYRFVGWNTAWDGSGQWYSDSQAVSNLTATDGGVVTLYAQWTPITYTVHFEGNGATSGNTPNQNCTFGVGGFLNTNGFKKQYGVNYNGNGGTSAKTSDIADATFNGWQDNNTLYYKGMYFNYFGFDAPYYINKYPDVKMTWGYNKYATFEHWYIYSILYGTENRQASYNFKIDDYMNYGGTDLKAAFGNNRLAYVAHWMNNGIYEGRKGAVSVDTATSDLYPNQAWVANLATRQGETVNLTADWTPGSVTLPTATRPGYQFAGWYTSPTGGTFIGNAGAKYTPTVNGGTLYAHWTANDYQIAFDGNGATSGSMENQKAKYDVPVTLNPNEFERTGYTFTGWNTSPDGTGTSYADKQQVKNLTTEKNGVVTLYAQWSANSYTIHFDGNGATDGAMEDIPAVYDQDVTLLPNLFVRTTEQGESVFTGWNRDGAVYETEFADQDTVRNLTPEDGAVVTLYAIWDDCPEIEAVDRYFSLDFAQQGKITEEELLSTASATDREDIELENRTSTQIAENGINGSLSLYGYAATDFTGMTDSGSVSMTYKAVDSIGNTVYKTVTVFITNTEPLAQTDFCYTRFINEKYFGADYDNGGLHPESVWRNDPEYRSVLESALTNQKNGDSEEIFYLRKKE, encoded by the coding sequence ATGAAGAGAAAAAGAAGAATAGGGAAAGGAATTCTAACTGCGGTGCTGGCGTGTATGCTTAGTACTGCTTTTTTTTCGGTAACTGTAGAAGCTGCTGTACCGGAAGTTACCTATGACCCAAATGCTACAAAGACGGGGTATCATTTGGAAGTATTAGATCAAACTCCTTGTGTTCATACGCCTGGGGTAGATACAAGAACCCTCACCTGTGCCCAGACCGGATTAAAGCATAGTGCGGCAGAGATACAGGGAGCGGTACAGGCATCTCCGGGACTTACTTTTTGGACAGAAGTTCAGACAAGGGAGCCGGTGGGGAAGAGAGCGGATAAGGTGGGAAATGTACTTCTGGTGGGAAGTGTTCCGGGTACTGCTGGTCTTATATTGTCGGAGCCTTATGACTGTGATGATGGTTATGCAGCATATGCATATTACCGGATATATTTTTCCCACTGCCAATACACAGACGTAAACTATTTTGTTGGTTCTCAGCACTATTGGTTAGGTTGTGCCAGAGGAGATGTGGGAGAAAACGAATATCGTCCGGTATCATTTACGCATATACTGACAAGATACCGTTTTGTACCTAATAACTATACCATAGTGTATAACGGAAATGGAGCTACGACAGGTTCCATGGCAAATCAGTCTGCGACTTATGACCAGACATTTAATCTTACAGCCAATGCTTACCAGAAAGATGGTTACCGATTTGTTGGATGGAACACTGCATGGGATGGAAGCGGACAGTGGTATTCTGACAGCCAGGCAGTATCAAATCTGACTGCAACAGACGGTGGTGTGGTAACACTTTATGCCCAGTGGACCCCTATCACATATACGGTTCATTTTGAAGGTAACGGAGCAACCTCCGGAAATACACCGAATCAAAATTGTACCTTTGGTGTAGGTGGTTTCCTGAATACTAATGGATTCAAAAAGCAGTATGGTGTCAACTATAACGGAAATGGCGGAACCAGTGCAAAGACAAGTGATATTGCCGATGCCACATTTAATGGATGGCAGGATAACAATACCCTATATTACAAAGGGATGTATTTCAATTACTTTGGTTTTGATGCACCGTATTATATCAATAAATATCCTGATGTTAAAATGACGTGGGGATATAACAAGTATGCCACATTTGAACATTGGTATATCTATAGTATTTTATATGGAACTGAAAATCGTCAAGCCAGCTATAATTTTAAAATAGACGATTATATGAATTACGGCGGAACTGACTTAAAGGCAGCATTTGGAAATAACCGTCTGGCATATGTGGCTCATTGGATGAACAATGGAATTTATGAAGGAAGAAAAGGTGCAGTTAGTGTTGATACCGCTACATCAGACCTATATCCGAATCAGGCGTGGGTTGCGAATCTTGCCACCAGACAGGGCGAAACAGTAAACCTTACTGCAGACTGGACACCGGGAAGTGTTACGTTGCCAACAGCCACAAGACCGGGTTATCAGTTTGCAGGATGGTACACCAGCCCAACGGGTGGAACATTTATTGGAAATGCAGGAGCAAAATATACACCAACTGTAAATGGTGGAACATTGTATGCACACTGGACAGCAAATGATTACCAGATAGCATTTGACGGAAACGGTGCAACATCAGGAAGTATGGAGAACCAAAAGGCGAAATATGATGTGCCTGTGACACTGAATCCAAATGAGTTTGAACGAACCGGATATACCTTTACCGGATGGAATACGTCACCGGATGGAACGGGAACATCCTATGCAGATAAGCAGCAAGTGAAGAATCTTACCACAGAAAAGAATGGTGTTGTAACCTTGTATGCACAATGGAGTGCAAATTCATATACCATTCATTTTGATGGAAACGGAGCTACGGATGGAGCAATGGAAGATATTCCGGCAGTATATGACCAGGATGTGACATTACTGCCGAATCTGTTTGTCCGTACAACAGAACAGGGAGAAAGTGTCTTTACCGGATGGAACCGGGACGGTGCGGTGTATGAAACAGAATTTGCCGACCAAGACACAGTAAGAAATCTAACGCCTGAAGATGGAGCGGTAGTTACCCTTTATGCCATCTGGGATGATTGCCCGGAGATTGAAGCAGTAGACCGCTATTTCAGTCTGGACTTTGCACAACAGGGAAAAATAACAGAAGAGGAACTGTTAAGTACCGCATCGGCTACAGACCGGGAAGATATTGAACTTGAGAATCGGACAAGCACACAGATAGCAGAAAATGGAATCAACGGAAGTCTCAGTCTGTACGGATATGCAGCAACAGACTTTACCGGAATGACAGACAGCGGGAGTGTCAGCATGACGTATAAGGCAGTGGACAGTATAGGAAATACTGTTTATAAGACGGTTACAGTTTTTATTACCAATACAGAGCCACTGGCGCAGACAGATTTCTGCTATACCAGATTTATCAACGAGAAATACTTTGGTGCTGATTATGACAATGGAGGTCTGCATCCGGAATCCGTCTGGAGAAATGACCCGGAGTACAGAAGTGTGCTGGAGAGTGCATTAACCAATCAGAAGAATGGGGATTCAGAGGAGATATTTTATTTGAGAAAGAAGGAATAG
- a CDS encoding phosphatase, with product MLDKTDLHTHTIASGHAYSTRKEMIEAAATKGLEVYAITEHAPAMPGSCNSMYFMNYRALPRKHGEMTVLYGVELNILDYEGHVDLPESILKEMDLALASLHTPCFTAGSRAENTRAYIGAMKNPYINFIAHPDDARMPVDYEQLVKAAKEYNVILEVNNASLSPGSFRGDPREIYHEMLGLCIKYQVPVVMDSDAHIDTAVGAHDYAREVLERANFPEELLVNVHPEILKDYINYYCKK from the coding sequence ATGTTAGATAAGACAGATTTACATACTCATACTATTGCTAGCGGACATGCTTATAGTACGCGAAAGGAAATGATAGAAGCTGCAGCAACAAAAGGCTTGGAAGTATATGCAATTACAGAACATGCACCCGCAATGCCGGGAAGTTGTAATAGTATGTACTTTATGAATTATAGAGCATTGCCAAGAAAACATGGTGAAATGACAGTGCTTTATGGTGTTGAATTGAATATTCTGGATTATGAAGGTCATGTAGACTTGCCGGAATCTATATTGAAAGAAATGGATTTGGCATTGGCGAGTCTTCATACACCATGTTTTACAGCGGGAAGCAGGGCAGAAAATACAAGAGCTTATATTGGAGCTATGAAGAATCCGTACATCAATTTTATTGCCCATCCGGATGATGCAAGAATGCCTGTTGACTATGAACAACTGGTAAAGGCTGCAAAGGAATATAATGTGATTCTTGAGGTGAATAATGCTTCATTGTCACCGGGAAGTTTTAGGGGAGACCCAAGGGAAATTTATCATGAAATGCTTGGTTTGTGTATCAAATATCAGGTTCCTGTAGTAATGGACTCAGATGCCCATATTGATACGGCGGTAGGAGCTCATGATTATGCCAGAGAGGTGTTAGAAAGAGCAAATTTTCCGGAAGAACTTTTAGTGAATGTGCATCCGGAGATACTAAAAGATTATATTAATTATTACTGTAAAAAGTAG
- a CDS encoding aldehyde dehydrogenase — MSIVERVGLMDIEKTVKMQRKYYETQKTKSWKYRMAALNRLERAILKWETEINKALKKDLNKSAFEAYMTEVGMTLAELRYVKKHLRKWMMDKKVRTPLAQFPSKSYVKSEPYGVVLIMSPWNYPFMLCMEPLIGALAAGNCCVLKPSNYSPAVSTVIKGMIEETFPKEYVTVVEGGRAENQSLLEQKFDYIFFTGGVQVGKLVMKKAAEHLTPVTLELGGKSPCIVEKTADLKLAAKRLVFGKFLNAGQTCVAPDYLLVQKEVKEEFLQYVLFWIEKMYGKGLENRESYPKIINEKHFKRIKQLIEGEEILIGGAVEEDSLQIAPTVLNHVSSKSPIMQEEIFGPVLPVLEFENIQEAVQFVRKRPKPLALYLFTGDKMVERRITEQLSYGGGCINDTIIHLATSHMGFGGVGESGMGSYHGKESFDTFSHKKSIVKKYNWLDNPVRYVPYGKQKEKIMRMFLK, encoded by the coding sequence ATGAGCATAGTAGAAAGGGTAGGACTTATGGATATTGAAAAGACAGTAAAAATGCAAAGAAAATATTATGAGACGCAAAAAACAAAATCTTGGAAATATCGAATGGCAGCACTGAATCGATTGGAGCGGGCGATTTTAAAATGGGAAACAGAGATTAATAAAGCGTTGAAAAAGGACTTAAATAAGTCAGCCTTTGAAGCATATATGACAGAAGTAGGGATGACATTAGCGGAGTTGCGCTATGTAAAGAAACATTTAAGAAAGTGGATGATGGATAAAAAGGTAAGAACTCCATTGGCACAGTTTCCTAGTAAAAGCTATGTAAAGTCAGAACCATACGGAGTGGTTTTAATTATGTCACCATGGAATTATCCATTTATGCTTTGCATGGAGCCATTAATCGGAGCATTGGCAGCGGGAAATTGCTGTGTGCTGAAGCCATCTAATTATTCTCCAGCGGTATCAACAGTGATAAAAGGAATGATTGAGGAGACCTTTCCAAAAGAATACGTAACTGTGGTAGAAGGAGGAAGAGCAGAAAACCAGAGTCTGCTGGAACAGAAATTTGATTATATCTTTTTTACCGGTGGCGTACAGGTGGGAAAATTGGTCATGAAAAAAGCAGCAGAACATTTGACACCGGTAACATTGGAATTGGGAGGGAAGAGTCCTTGTATTGTAGAAAAAACAGCTGATTTGAAGTTGGCAGCAAAGCGTTTGGTATTTGGAAAATTTTTGAATGCAGGTCAGACATGTGTAGCACCGGATTATCTTTTAGTACAAAAAGAGGTAAAGGAAGAATTCTTGCAATATGTGCTTTTTTGGATAGAAAAGATGTATGGGAAAGGGTTAGAAAATCGAGAAAGCTATCCTAAAATCATCAATGAAAAACATTTTAAACGTATCAAACAATTGATAGAAGGAGAGGAGATTTTAATCGGGGGAGCGGTAGAGGAAGATTCTTTACAAATTGCGCCTACTGTGTTGAACCATGTAAGTTCTAAGTCACCGATTATGCAAGAAGAAATATTCGGACCGGTATTGCCTGTTCTAGAGTTTGAGAATATTCAGGAAGCAGTGCAATTTGTAAGAAAAAGACCAAAGCCATTGGCATTGTATTTATTTACCGGAGATAAGATGGTAGAGCGAAGAATTACCGAACAGCTTTCTTATGGTGGAGGATGCATTAATGATACTATCATTCATTTAGCAACTTCCCATATGGGATTTGGTGGTGTTGGAGAGAGTGGTATGGGAAGTTACCATGGAAAAGAGAGTTTTGACACCTTCTCCCATAAAAAGAGTATAGTGAAAAAGTATAATTGGTTGGACAATCCTGTTCGTTATGTTCCTTATGGAAAGCAGAAAGAAAAGATAATGCGGATGTTTTTAAAATAA
- a CDS encoding O-acetylhomoserine aminocarboxypropyltransferase/cysteine synthase family protein, producing MSKKAYADRNLKFETLQLHVGQEKADPVTDARAVPIYATSSYVFHNSDHAAARFGLQDPGNIYGRLTNPTQDIFEQRIAALEGGVAALAVASGAAAVTYTIQNLAHNGENIVAANNIYGGSYNLLEHTLPEYGITTTFVDPSDVNNFEKAIDENTKALYIETLGNPNSDVSDIEAIAKVAHAHKIPLVVDSTFATPYLLRPIDYGADIVVHSATKFIGGHGTAIGGVIIDSGKFDWEASGKFPSLTEPNPSYHGVSFTKAVGPAAFVTKIRAILLRDTGATISPFHAFIFLQGLETLSLRVERHVENALKVVEYLNNHPQVEKVHHPSVSKDPKQQELYKKYFPKGGGSIFTFEIKGDDRTAKDFIDNLEVFSLLANVADVKSLAIHPASTTHSQLNEQELNEQGIYKNTIRLSIGTEHIDDIIEDLEEAFKAVK from the coding sequence ATGAGTAAAAAAGCATACGCAGATAGAAATTTAAAATTTGAAACATTACAGTTACATGTAGGACAGGAAAAGGCAGACCCGGTTACAGATGCAAGAGCAGTTCCAATTTATGCAACATCTTCTTATGTATTCCATAATTCAGACCATGCAGCAGCAAGATTTGGATTACAGGATCCGGGAAATATTTATGGAAGACTTACTAATCCGACTCAGGATATTTTTGAACAGAGAATTGCAGCTTTGGAAGGTGGTGTAGCAGCACTTGCAGTTGCTTCCGGTGCAGCAGCTGTTACTTACACCATTCAGAATCTGGCACACAATGGGGAAAATATTGTAGCAGCAAATAATATTTACGGTGGAAGCTACAACCTGTTAGAGCATACGCTTCCGGAATATGGAATTACCACTACATTTGTAGATCCTTCTGATGTCAATAACTTTGAAAAGGCAATCGATGAAAATACAAAAGCACTTTATATTGAAACACTTGGAAATCCAAATTCTGATGTAAGTGATATTGAAGCAATTGCAAAGGTTGCTCATGCACATAAGATTCCGTTGGTAGTAGACAGCACCTTTGCTACTCCATATCTGTTAAGACCAATCGATTACGGTGCAGATATCGTAGTACATTCTGCAACAAAGTTTATTGGAGGACATGGAACTGCAATTGGTGGAGTTATTATAGATAGTGGAAAATTTGATTGGGAAGCATCTGGAAAATTCCCATCTCTGACAGAACCAAATCCAAGCTATCATGGAGTAAGCTTTACAAAGGCAGTGGGACCGGCAGCATTTGTTACTAAGATTCGTGCTATTTTATTAAGAGATACTGGGGCAACAATTTCTCCGTTCCATGCATTTATCTTTTTGCAAGGATTGGAAACATTGTCCTTAAGAGTAGAACGTCATGTAGAAAATGCATTGAAAGTAGTAGAATATTTGAACAACCATCCACAGGTGGAAAAGGTACATCATCCGTCTGTGTCTAAAGATCCAAAACAGCAGGAGTTGTATAAGAAATATTTCCCGAAGGGCGGCGGATCTATCTTTACCTTTGAAATCAAGGGTGATGACCGTACCGCAAAAGATTTTATTGACAATCTGGAAGTATTCTCACTTCTGGCGAATGTGGCAGACGTGAAGTCTCTTGCAATCCATCCGGCTTCTACAACTCATTCTCAGTTGAATGAGCAAGAGTTAAATGAGCAGGGAATTTACAAGAACACCATCCGTTTGTCAATTGGAACAGAGCATATTGATGATATTATTGAAGATTTAGAAGAAGCATTTAAAGCAGTAAAATAA
- a CDS encoding YerC/YecD family TrpR-related protein: MSKKLRTDAVDHLFEAILSLENKEECYTFFEDVCTVNELLSLSQRFEVARMLRAQKTYLDIAEKTGASTATISRVNRSLNYGNDGYDMVFERIGLKKDE; encoded by the coding sequence ATGAGCAAAAAATTAAGAACAGACGCCGTAGACCATTTATTTGAAGCAATCCTGAGTCTGGAGAACAAAGAAGAATGCTATACGTTTTTTGAGGATGTGTGTACGGTAAATGAATTGCTGTCTTTATCTCAGCGATTTGAGGTTGCCAGAATGTTACGGGCACAGAAAACGTATTTGGATATAGCGGAGAAAACAGGTGCATCCACAGCTACTATTAGCAGAGTAAATCGTTCCTTGAATTATGGAAACGATGGCTATGATATGGTATTTGAAAGAATTGGATTGAAAAAAGACGAATAA